Proteins encoded by one window of Azospirillum brasilense:
- the recQ gene encoding DNA helicase RecQ — translation MDSLFNFKAPPAEPAQDPDGNPALEVLRSVFGYSAFRGQQADIIAHVIRGGDALVLMPTGGGKSLCYQVPALVRDGVTVVVSPLIALMRDQVTALRELGVRAAFLNSSLDAAEAREVERAMVRGEIDLVYVAPERLVTPRFLDLLDRTKLALFALDEAHCVSQWGHDFRPEYLQLSILHERHPTVPRVALTATADAQTRAEIKDKLGLTEARVFLSSFDRPNITYRVVPKKSERQQMLAFLRENHPEDAGIIYCMSRAKVEDTANWLNQQGREALPYHAGLPPEVREANQDLFIKGEGIVMVATVAFGMGIDKPNVRFVCHLDPPKSLEAYYQETGRAGRDGLPADAWMSYGMADVVGLRQMLEQSEAGDSHRRVERSKLEALLGFCETSACRRKVLLNYFGETLEAPCGNCDTCLEPVETWDGTVAAQKALSAVYRTGQRYGAGHLIDVLLGNATEKVAQQAHDALKTFGCGKELSKAEWQSVYRQLVAAGYLTVDLEGYGGFRLTDAGIPVIKGQQTVKLRKDPVVEKRRGVHDALRRHVSRGGSASSSGLAGGLSGEGVSRAGARGALSPADDALWHALKDCRTELARAQGVPPYVIFHDSTLLEMVATRPMDRAAFARLPGVGARKLERYADPFLDVIRQKG, via the coding sequence GTGGACTCGCTCTTCAATTTCAAGGCCCCTCCGGCGGAACCGGCCCAGGACCCTGACGGCAACCCCGCCCTGGAGGTGCTTCGGTCGGTCTTCGGCTATTCCGCCTTCCGCGGGCAGCAGGCCGACATCATCGCCCACGTCATCCGTGGCGGCGACGCTCTCGTCCTCATGCCCACGGGCGGCGGCAAGTCGCTGTGCTATCAGGTGCCGGCGCTGGTGCGCGACGGCGTGACGGTGGTGGTCTCGCCACTGATCGCGCTGATGCGGGACCAGGTGACGGCGCTGCGCGAGCTTGGCGTGCGTGCGGCCTTCCTCAACTCCTCCCTCGACGCCGCCGAGGCGCGCGAGGTGGAGCGGGCCATGGTCCGCGGCGAGATCGACCTCGTCTATGTGGCGCCGGAACGTCTGGTCACCCCGCGCTTCCTCGATCTGCTGGACCGCACCAAACTCGCCCTCTTCGCGCTGGACGAGGCGCATTGCGTCAGCCAGTGGGGCCATGATTTCCGGCCCGAGTATCTCCAGCTCTCCATCCTGCACGAGCGGCACCCGACCGTGCCGCGCGTCGCGCTGACCGCCACGGCGGACGCGCAGACCCGCGCGGAGATCAAGGACAAGCTGGGGCTGACCGAGGCCCGCGTCTTCCTGTCCAGCTTCGACCGGCCCAACATCACCTACCGCGTCGTCCCGAAGAAGAGCGAGCGCCAGCAGATGCTGGCCTTCCTGCGGGAGAACCACCCCGAGGACGCCGGCATCATCTATTGCATGTCGCGGGCGAAGGTGGAGGACACCGCCAACTGGCTGAACCAGCAGGGGCGGGAGGCGCTGCCCTACCACGCCGGCCTGCCGCCGGAGGTGCGCGAGGCGAACCAGGACCTGTTCATCAAGGGCGAGGGCATCGTCATGGTGGCGACGGTGGCCTTCGGCATGGGCATCGACAAGCCGAACGTGCGCTTCGTCTGCCACCTCGACCCGCCCAAGAGCCTGGAAGCCTACTACCAGGAGACCGGCCGCGCCGGGCGCGACGGCCTGCCCGCCGACGCCTGGATGAGCTACGGCATGGCCGACGTGGTCGGCCTGCGCCAGATGCTGGAGCAGTCGGAGGCCGGCGATTCCCACCGCCGCGTCGAGCGCTCCAAGCTGGAGGCGCTGCTCGGCTTCTGCGAGACCTCCGCCTGCCGCCGCAAGGTGCTGCTGAACTATTTCGGCGAGACGCTGGAGGCGCCCTGCGGCAATTGCGACACCTGCCTGGAGCCGGTGGAGACCTGGGACGGCACCGTCGCCGCGCAGAAGGCCCTGTCGGCGGTCTACCGCACCGGCCAGCGCTACGGCGCCGGGCATCTGATCGACGTGCTGCTCGGCAACGCCACGGAGAAGGTGGCGCAGCAGGCCCACGACGCGCTGAAGACCTTCGGCTGCGGCAAGGAGCTGTCGAAGGCGGAATGGCAGTCGGTCTACCGCCAGCTCGTCGCCGCCGGCTACCTGACGGTCGATCTGGAGGGCTATGGCGGCTTCCGCCTGACCGACGCGGGCATCCCGGTCATCAAGGGCCAGCAGACGGTGAAGCTGCGCAAGGACCCGGTCGTCGAGAAGCGCCGCGGCGTCCACGACGCGCTGCGCCGCCACGTCTCCCGCGGCGGCTCCGCCTCCTCCAGCGGCTTGGCCGGCGGCCTGTCCGGCGAGGGCGTGTCGCGGGCGGGTGCGCGCGGCGCCCTGTCGCCGGCCGACGACGCGCTGTGGCATGCGCTGAAGGACTGCCGTACGGAACTCGCCCGCGCGCAGGGGGTGCCGCCCTACGTGATCTTCCACGACAGCACGCTGCTAGAGATGGTCGCGACGCGGCCAATGGACCGCGCCGCCTTCGCCCGCCTGCCCGGCGTCGGCGCCCGCAAGCTGGAGCGTTATGCCGACCCCTTTTTGGACGTCATCCGCCAGAAAGGATAA
- a CDS encoding TRAP transporter small permease, with the protein MNNDLLEAGMATEQPKTRVPVTLERSLAALSMAALCLVTFANVVTRYLTDVSLAFTEEYSIFLLVVMTLFGSAVAAAADRHIRITFLADKLPPPVRRVTELVAWTAALAMFGLLVWYGGRLTYDQWRFEETSPGLGNPQWLYTVWLPLLSAVVALRVIGRLIRTAKGTA; encoded by the coding sequence ATGAACAATGATCTGCTGGAAGCCGGCATGGCGACGGAGCAGCCCAAGACGCGGGTGCCGGTGACGCTGGAGCGTTCGCTGGCCGCCCTGTCCATGGCCGCCCTCTGCCTCGTCACCTTCGCCAACGTCGTGACGCGCTACCTGACCGACGTGTCCCTGGCCTTCACCGAGGAATATTCGATCTTCCTGCTGGTGGTCATGACGCTGTTCGGGTCCGCCGTCGCCGCCGCCGCCGACCGGCACATCCGCATCACCTTCCTCGCCGACAAGCTGCCGCCGCCCGTGCGCCGGGTGACGGAACTGGTGGCCTGGACGGCGGCGCTCGCCATGTTCGGCCTGCTCGTCTGGTACGGCGGGCGCCTGACCTACGACCAGTGGCGGTTCGAGGAAACCTCGCCCGGCCTGGGCAACCCGCAATGGCTCTACACGGTCTGGCTTCCGCTGCTGTCGGCGGTGGTCGCCCTGCGCGTCATCGGGCGCCTGATCCGCACGGCGAAGGGGACCGCCTGA
- a CDS encoding glycosyltransferase has protein sequence MSQPSTLTDLAAALRRPVTSGHDLKAIETLCETFLDRPKAERARAARELPRLAPEADTVLLLSAMAAVSGDLRYYDELLDAVEGNIAQSGLEGLLHIHAGIGRQLFLMRMNPASRPGFVEERQFPFYRRILDEIRRRQAIVPPARRAGGADSGRVVLVTNQFLSLRHQPSRDLLSYAALLEDRCGREVEILNTNIMPTEVHSLFVPSFAASVEPALSGDQRIEADGRTYRMLSSVEPCVSPGKIAGFLDAIAALDPDAVLSLGGSCVVADLMAGARPTLCIPTTTGTTLSLADIVLDFGGGAAPDHGPLARSWRPFRFLHSLAGATPTKQGSRAAFGLEEEALVCAVVGNRLDDEADGAFLAMLEALFDRVPRAVAVFAGHAEALPRRLAASRHAARLRGLGYVSDIGALLAVCDAYVNPRRTGGGASAAEALAAGAVPLSLPGGDVASVVGPRFVHPDYGAFVERLAALAADPAALAAAAAEARVQGSRRAGPAEAAADLSRYLDEAAALFRSRRPSEE, from the coding sequence ATGTCCCAACCGTCCACCCTCACCGACCTTGCCGCCGCCTTGCGCCGGCCCGTGACGAGCGGGCACGACCTGAAGGCCATCGAGACGCTCTGCGAGACCTTTCTCGACCGGCCCAAGGCCGAGCGGGCGCGGGCGGCGCGCGAATTGCCCCGGCTGGCGCCGGAGGCCGACACGGTCCTGCTGCTGTCAGCCATGGCCGCCGTCTCCGGCGACCTGCGCTATTACGACGAACTGCTCGACGCGGTGGAGGGCAACATCGCTCAATCCGGGCTGGAGGGGCTGCTGCACATCCACGCCGGCATCGGGCGCCAGCTCTTCCTGATGCGCATGAACCCGGCGAGCCGCCCCGGCTTCGTCGAGGAACGGCAGTTCCCCTTCTACCGCCGCATCCTCGACGAGATCCGCCGCCGTCAGGCCATCGTCCCACCCGCCCGCCGGGCCGGGGGAGCGGACAGCGGGCGGGTCGTGCTGGTGACCAACCAGTTCCTGTCGCTGCGCCACCAGCCGTCGCGCGACCTGCTGTCCTACGCCGCCCTGCTGGAGGACCGCTGCGGGCGGGAGGTGGAGATCCTCAACACCAACATCATGCCGACGGAGGTGCACAGCCTGTTCGTGCCCTCCTTCGCGGCGTCGGTGGAGCCCGCCCTCTCCGGGGATCAGCGGATCGAAGCGGACGGGCGTACCTACCGGATGCTGTCCTCGGTCGAGCCCTGCGTCAGCCCCGGCAAGATCGCCGGGTTCCTGGACGCGATCGCGGCGCTTGATCCCGACGCCGTGCTGTCGCTCGGCGGATCGTGCGTCGTCGCCGACCTGATGGCCGGGGCGCGCCCCACCCTGTGCATCCCCACCACCACCGGGACCACCTTGTCGCTGGCCGACATCGTGCTGGATTTCGGTGGCGGCGCGGCGCCCGACCACGGGCCGCTGGCCCGCTCCTGGCGGCCCTTCCGCTTCCTGCATTCACTGGCCGGGGCCACCCCGACGAAACAAGGATCGCGCGCCGCCTTCGGGCTGGAGGAGGAGGCCCTCGTCTGCGCCGTCGTCGGCAACCGGCTGGACGATGAGGCGGACGGCGCCTTCCTCGCCATGCTGGAGGCGCTGTTCGACCGCGTGCCGCGCGCCGTCGCCGTCTTCGCCGGGCACGCCGAGGCCCTGCCCCGGCGGCTGGCCGCGTCACGCCATGCAGCACGGCTGCGCGGCCTGGGCTATGTGTCGGACATCGGCGCCCTGCTGGCGGTCTGCGACGCCTATGTGAATCCCCGGCGTACCGGCGGGGGCGCCAGCGCCGCCGAGGCCCTGGCCGCCGGGGCGGTGCCGCTGTCGCTCCCCGGGGGCGACGTCGCCAGCGTCGTCGGTCCGCGCTTCGTCCACCCCGACTACGGCGCCTTCGTCGAGCGGCTGGCCGCTCTGGCCGCCGACCCCGCCGCCTTGGCCGCCGCCGCCGCGGAGGCCCGCGTCCAAGGGTCGCGGCGCGCCGGGCCGGCGGAGGCCGCCGCCGACCTGTCGCGGTATCTCGACGAGGCGGCGGCGCTGTTCCGCAGCCGGCGTCCGTCGGAAGAGTGA
- a CDS encoding TRAP transporter large permease, protein MALTILFGGFLLLLVIGAPLAVALGLAGSLAILDAQLGILSVPTNVYAGIAKYPLLAIPVFILAGLIFERAGVAKQLVTFASSIVGAKNGGLAVVAILVCMVMGGISGSGPADAAAVATVMIPSMHKAGYPKAFSASVIAAAAATAILIPPSVAFIIYSVLVPQASVPALFAAGLIPGILAGLSLLAPTIWLSRKHGFGLKDAGPRPPFWRSLRQAIWGLLAPVIILGGLRTGAFTPTEAAVVAVFYGLAVGVFVYRSLTWRELYEVLAEAAEMSAVVLLIIALSSVFAWAGSTMGAFDRVAALAIDGVGSEVLVLLLLNVALLALGMVLDAVSIFLILLPLLTPIMTAFHWDPVWFGVMLTMNLAIGQFTPPMAVNLMVTTRVAGISMESTVRWVLWMVAAMLGALVLVTFVPELALWLPRKLGYL, encoded by the coding sequence ATGGCGCTGACGATTCTGTTCGGCGGCTTCCTGCTGCTTCTGGTGATCGGCGCGCCGCTGGCGGTGGCCCTGGGGCTGGCGGGATCGCTGGCGATCCTCGACGCGCAGCTCGGCATCCTATCGGTTCCGACCAACGTCTATGCCGGCATCGCCAAATACCCGCTGCTGGCCATCCCGGTCTTCATCCTGGCCGGCCTGATCTTCGAGCGGGCGGGCGTCGCCAAGCAGCTCGTCACCTTCGCCTCCTCCATCGTCGGGGCGAAGAACGGCGGGCTGGCCGTGGTGGCGATCCTGGTCTGCATGGTGATGGGCGGCATCTCCGGCTCCGGCCCCGCCGACGCGGCCGCGGTTGCCACGGTGATGATCCCGTCCATGCACAAGGCCGGCTATCCCAAGGCCTTCTCGGCCAGCGTGATCGCGGCGGCGGCGGCGACGGCCATCCTGATTCCGCCTTCGGTCGCCTTCATCATCTACAGCGTCCTGGTGCCCCAGGCGTCGGTGCCGGCGCTGTTCGCGGCGGGGCTGATCCCCGGCATCCTGGCCGGCCTGTCGCTGCTGGCGCCGACGATCTGGCTGTCGCGCAAGCACGGCTTCGGCCTGAAGGACGCCGGGCCGCGCCCGCCCTTCTGGCGCAGCCTGCGGCAGGCGATCTGGGGATTGCTGGCCCCGGTCATCATCCTGGGCGGGCTGCGCACCGGCGCCTTCACCCCGACCGAGGCGGCGGTGGTCGCCGTCTTCTACGGTCTGGCCGTCGGCGTCTTCGTCTACCGCAGCCTGACCTGGCGCGAGCTGTACGAGGTGCTGGCCGAAGCGGCGGAGATGTCCGCCGTGGTTCTGCTCATCATCGCGCTGTCCAGCGTCTTCGCCTGGGCGGGCAGCACGATGGGCGCCTTCGACCGGGTCGCCGCCCTGGCGATCGACGGGGTGGGCAGCGAGGTTCTCGTCCTGCTGCTGCTGAACGTGGCGCTGCTGGCGCTGGGGATGGTGCTGGACGCGGTGTCGATCTTCCTGATCCTGCTGCCGCTGCTGACCCCGATCATGACCGCCTTCCACTGGGACCCGGTGTGGTTCGGCGTGATGCTGACCATGAACCTCGCCATCGGCCAGTTCACCCCGCCCATGGCGGTGAACCTGATGGTGACCACGCGGGTGGCCGGCATCAGCATGGAATCGACGGTGCGCTGGGTGCTGTGGATGGTCGCGGCGATGCTCGGCGCGCTGGTGCTGGTGACCTTCGTTCCGGAGCTGGCGCTCTGGCTGCCCCGGAAGCTCGGCTACCTGTAA
- a CDS encoding DMT family transporter, with protein MSDNASPARRRLFDQAWLLMMLPPLFWASNAVLGRAVSGEVPPVGLAFWRWTLGMLLVLPFAWRHLRHDARALAAQWPVVLLLSALGIAVFNTFLYVGLHTTTALNAVMMQSSMPVLIVLMSLALFGDRVTPRQGVGIAVSLAGALTLIARGDPAVLIGLQLNAGDLWVLAAVLGYAAYTALLRRRPAVHGLSFIAVTFAGGAAMLLPFYLWESIGGNPMPITPTALGAVAYVALFPSIAAYLCFNRAVALVGANTAGMCIHLMPVFGSILAILFLGEQPHLYHAAGIGLIAAGILLATRRAKT; from the coding sequence GTGAGCGACAACGCCTCCCCCGCCCGCCGCCGCCTGTTCGATCAGGCGTGGCTTCTGATGATGTTGCCGCCGCTGTTCTGGGCCAGCAACGCCGTCCTGGGCCGCGCGGTGTCGGGCGAGGTGCCGCCGGTCGGGCTGGCCTTCTGGCGCTGGACGCTGGGGATGCTGCTGGTGCTGCCCTTCGCATGGCGGCACCTGCGGCACGACGCGCGGGCGCTGGCCGCCCAATGGCCGGTCGTGCTGCTGCTGTCGGCGCTGGGCATCGCCGTCTTCAACACCTTCCTCTATGTGGGTCTGCACACCACCACGGCGCTGAACGCGGTGATGATGCAGTCCTCCATGCCGGTGCTGATCGTGCTGATGAGCCTAGCCCTGTTCGGCGACCGCGTGACCCCGCGGCAAGGGGTGGGCATCGCCGTGTCGCTGGCCGGCGCCCTGACGCTGATCGCGCGGGGCGACCCGGCGGTGCTGATCGGGCTGCAGCTCAACGCCGGCGATTTGTGGGTGCTGGCGGCGGTGCTCGGCTACGCCGCCTACACCGCCCTGCTGCGCCGCCGCCCGGCGGTGCATGGGCTCAGCTTCATCGCCGTCACCTTCGCGGGCGGGGCGGCGATGCTGCTGCCCTTCTACCTGTGGGAAAGCATCGGCGGAAACCCCATGCCGATCACCCCGACGGCGTTGGGGGCGGTCGCCTACGTGGCGCTGTTCCCGTCGATCGCCGCCTATCTCTGCTTCAACCGCGCCGTGGCCCTGGTCGGCGCCAACACCGCGGGGATGTGCATCCATCTGATGCCGGTGTTCGGGAGCATCCTCGCCATCCTGTTCCTCGGCGAGCAGCCCCACCTCTACCACGCCGCCGGCATCGGGCTGATCGCGGCGGGCATCCTGCTGGCGACCCGCCGCGCCAAGACCTGA